A stretch of Oligoflexia bacterium DNA encodes these proteins:
- a CDS encoding peptidylprolyl isomerase gives MRSQRDEVLAYINDRDVTVRDFQMALSKVSEIPIKNYEKQENRTDLLRDLIDEELLYQEAVKSKIYERSYEVKQAMVRGYLKERYNAKLAGVTDKEVSEFYQQNKDIFDQVKASHILIRTGEGSGRTEAEAESLIKKIRSSYLNNPKVENFAKLAKQYSEDPGTKNNGGDLGFFNGKTMVKAFTDTSFALAKVGDVSDIVKTEFGYHLIVLTGDKRGLKHYEKDIRQHLVQQKNRTNLESELAQLRSKASIKVLQDNLAKLAKQ, from the coding sequence ATGCGTTCACAAAGAGATGAGGTTTTAGCCTATATCAACGATAGGGATGTAACAGTGAGAGATTTTCAAATGGCTTTAAGTAAGGTCAGCGAGATTCCAATTAAAAATTATGAAAAGCAGGAAAACAGAACAGATTTGCTCAGAGACTTAATTGATGAAGAGCTTCTGTATCAAGAAGCGGTTAAAAGTAAAATTTATGAAAGATCATATGAAGTTAAACAAGCCATGGTCCGCGGTTATCTTAAAGAAAGGTATAATGCTAAACTTGCCGGCGTAACAGACAAAGAAGTGAGTGAGTTTTATCAGCAAAATAAAGATATCTTTGACCAAGTCAAAGCCAGTCATATTTTAATTCGTACAGGAGAGGGTTCTGGAAGAACAGAAGCAGAGGCTGAGAGTTTGATCAAAAAAATCCGCTCCAGTTATCTTAATAATCCCAAAGTGGAGAACTTTGCAAAACTGGCCAAGCAATACTCAGAAGATCCAGGAACAAAAAACAACGGGGGTGATTTAGGTTTTTTTAATGGAAAAACCATGGTTAAAGCCTTTACCGATACTAGCTTTGCTTTAGCAAAGGTAGGAGACGTGTCAGATATTGTTAAAACCGAATTTGGTTATCACTTGATTGTTTTAACTGGGGACAAACGTGGACTAAAACATTATGAAAAAGATATTCGTCAGCACCTTGTACAACAAAAAAACAGGACAAATTTGGAAAGTGAATTGGCGCAGTTGCGGAGCAAAGCATCCATAAAAGTTTTACAAGATAACCTAGCAAAATTGGCCAAGCAGTAA